In one Castor canadensis chromosome 15, mCasCan1.hap1v2, whole genome shotgun sequence genomic region, the following are encoded:
- the LOC109698323 gene encoding tubulin beta chain, whose product MREIVHIQAGQCGNQIGAKFWEVISDEHGIDPTGTYHGDSDLQLDRISVYYNEATGGKYVPRAILVDLEPGTMDSVRSGPFGQIFRPDNFVFGQSGAGNNWAKGHYTEGAELVDSVLDVVRKEAESCDCLQGFQLTHSLGGGTGSGMGTLLISKIREEYPDRIMNTFSVVPSPKVSDTVVEPYNATLSVHQLVENTDETYCIDNEALYDICFRTLKLTTPTYGDLNHLVSATMSGVTTCLRFPGQLNADLRKLAVNMVPFPRLHFFMPGFAPLTSRGSQQYRALTVPELTQQVFDAKNMMAACDPRHGRYLTVAAVFRGRMSMKEVDEQMLNVQNKNSSYFVEWIPNNVKTAVCDIPPRGLKMAVTFIGNSTAIQELFKRISEQFTAMFRRKAFLHWYTGEGMDEMEFTEAESNMNDLVSEYQQYQDATAEEEEDFGEEAEEEA is encoded by the coding sequence aTGAGGGAAATCGTGCACATCCAGGCCGGTCAGTGTGGCAACCAGATCGGTGCCAAGTTCTGGGAAGTGATCAGCGATGAACACGGCATTGACCCTACCGGTACCTACCACGGAGACAGCGACCTACAGCTGGACCGCATTTCTGTGTACTACAATGAAGCCACAGGTGGCAAATATGTTCCTCGTGCCATCTTGGTGGATCTAGAACCTGGAACCATGGACTCTGTTCGCTCGGGTCCTTTTGGTCAGATTTTCAGACCAGACAACTTTGTTTTTGGTCAGTCTGGGGCAGGCAACAACTGGGCAAAGGGCCACTATACAGAAGGGGCTGAGCTGGTTGACTCAGTCCTGGATGTTGTGCGGAAAGAGGCAGAGAGCTGTGACTGCCTGCAAGGCTTCCAGCTGACCCACTCATTGGGTGGGGGCACAGGCTCCGGAATGGGCACCCTCCTCATTAGCAAGATCCGTGAAGAGTATCCTGACCGAATCATGAACACCTTCAGTGTAGTGCCGTCACCCAAAGTGTCTGACACCGTGGTTGAGCCCTATAATGCCACCCTCTCTGTCCATCAGTTGGTAGAGAACACTGATGAGACCTACTGCATTGACAACGAGGCCCTTTATGACATCTGCTTCCGCACCCTCAAGCTGACCACACCAACCTACGGGGATCTAAACCATCTCGTCTCAGCCACTATGAGCGGTGTCACCACCTGCCTCCGCTTCCCTGGCCAGCTCAATGCTGACCTCCGCAAGCTGGCAGTCAACATGGTGCCCTTCCCACGCCTCCACTTCTTCATGCCTGGCTTCGCCCCTCTCACCAGCCGCGGAAGCCAGCAGTATCGGGCTCTCACTGTGCCTGAACTCACCCAGCAGGTCTTTGATGCCAAGAACATGATGGCTGCCTGTGACCCCCGCCACGGCCGGTACCTCACTGTGGCTGCTGTCTTCCGTGGGCGGATGTCTATGAAGGAGGTGGATGAGCAGATGCTCAATGTGCAGAACAAGAACAGCAGCTACTTCGTGGAGTGGATCCCCAACAACGTCAAGACAGCTGTCTGCGACATCCCACCTCGTGGTCTCAAGATGGCAGTTACCTTCATTGGCAACAGCACAGCCATCCAGGAGCTCTTCAAGCGCATCTCAGAGCAGTTCACTGCCATGTTCCGCCGGAAGGCCTTCCTCCATTGGTACACAGGTGAAGGCATGGACGAGATGGAGTTCACCGAGGCTGAGAGCAACATGAATGACCTCGTCTCTGAGTATCAGCAGTACCAGGATGCCACcgcagaagaggaagaagatttCGGTGAGGAGGCTGAAGAGGAAGCCTAA